A region from the Rosa rugosa chromosome 6, drRosRugo1.1, whole genome shotgun sequence genome encodes:
- the LOC133716710 gene encoding probable LRR receptor-like serine/threonine-protein kinase At3g47570, with protein sequence MGGVLVMKLVLIYSLVLNSMSIFCCSSMQLNHPRLQGNETDRLALLAIRAQIQHDLNRVTSSWNETLHFCLWHGVTCSRRHRQRVTKLELGSQALGGSISPHIGNISFLRVLILENNSFTHQIPPQIGHLRRLQVLYLNNNSLTGTIPANISNCFKLTILYLSANNLVGKIPPELSSLSKLRCLLMEANNLTGEIPPSLGNLSSLKMLAISSNNLEGSIPSSLCQLRKLTYFILATNRLSGIIPSCIYNLSGIVDFIVGGNQIQGSLPSNLSDAFPNLQNFTIAENQFTGAIPSSVSKATNLVVFQCLSNKLSGQVPNLRNLHNLVRFSVFDNNLGTGKDGDFSFVSELINATQLTTLLFQGNNFGGTLPKSISNLQTLGIGRNQLHGSIPTGLGNLINLQILFMAGSSFTGSIPTDIGRLSSLRMLFLNNNQLSGSIPSSLGNLTMLTRLQLQENNLEGSIPSSLGKCHWLLELLLSGNNLNGTIPPQVIGLSSLSTTLALDRNQFTGSLPTEIGKLKNLGVLMVSDNLLSGELPSSLGSCESLEELYLQGNFFMGPIPSSMKELRGIRVLDLSRNNLSGDIPQFLENLNLEYLNLSFNQFWRAVPTGGVFKNASATSVVGNARLCGGMASLRLPLCKLNESKGEGLSRRMKLMISLVFGFTLLGLVVVLSLFLLGKKRRETNLRTLGNSVLQVSYATLLRATDGFSSANLIGVGAFGSVYKGILADDRVVVDVKVLNMLHRGAAKSFMAECEALRNIRHRNLVKILTACSSIDFGGNDFKALVYEFMDNGSLEEWLHPSIGTGEVTEAPKILSLIQRLNIAIDVASALDYLHNHCETPIVHCDLKPSNVLLDGDLTGHVSDFGLSKFLSEPTTSVSGNQSSSIGIRGSIGYAAPEYGMASEVSTYGDVYSFGILLLEMFTGKRPTDYMFSDSWNLHTYVKTALPELVSEISESLVLQEGTTNVAEAHRHSRLSVRAQKIEECLTLILGIGIACSVESPTNRKDISDVASELQSMRRNLLN encoded by the exons atgggGGGAGTTTTGGTTATGAAATTGGTTTTGATATACTCATTAGTTTTAAATTCCATGTCCATTTTCTGTTGTAGCTCCATGCAATTGAACCATCCGAGACTCCAAGGGAATGAGACGGATAGGCTGGCATTGCTAGCAATCAGAGCTCAGATACAACACGATCTGAACCGGGTCACAAGCTCATGGAATGAAACCCTTCACTTTTGCCTGTGGCACGGCGTCACCTGCAGTCGACGACATCGCCAAAGGGTGACGAAGCTGGAGCTGGGCTCTCAAGCTTTGGGGGGATCCATATCTCCACACATAGGAAATATAAGCTTCTTAAGAGTGCTAATTCTCGAGAACAATAGCTTCACTCATCAAATCCCTCCTCAAATTGGGCATTTGCGTAGATTGCAGGTATTGTATCTAAACAATAACTCACTTACTGGCACCATTCCTGCCAATATATCCAATTGCTTCAAACTCACCATTCTCTATCTTAGTGCAAATAATCTAGTGGGAAAAATTCCTCCCGAACTAAGTTCCTTATCAAAGCTTCGATGTTTACTTATGGAAGCCAACAATTTAACAGGAGAGATCCCTCCTTCTTTGGGGAACCTTTCGTCTCTCAAGATGCTCGCTATATCTAGTAATAACTTAGAAGGAAGCATCCCTAGTTCTCTATGCCAATTGAGAAAACTTACATATTTTATTTTGGCCACAAATAGGTTATCTGGTATCATCCCTTCCTGCATTTACAACCTCTCTGGTATAGTTGATTTCATCGTAGGAGGAAACCAAATTCAAGGAAGTCTTCCATCAAACTTGAGCGATGCTTTTCCCAACCTTCAAAACTTTACCATTGCCGAAAATCAATTTACTGGGGCCATCCCGTCCTCAGTCTCCAAGGCAACAAATCTTGTGGTGTTTCAATGTCTGTCAAACAAACTCTCTGGACAGGTGCCAAACTTACGAAATCTTCATAACCTTGTGCGGTTCAGTGTCTTTGATAATAATCTTGGTACCGGTAAAGATGGTGACTTTAGTTTTGTCTCAGAATTGATCAATGCCACACAGCTAACTACATTGCTGTTCCAGGGCAACAATTTTGGAGGGACGTTGCCTAAATCAATATCCAATCTCCAAACGCTTGGAATTGGAAGAAACCAACTACATGGAAGCATCCCAACTGGATTGGGGAATCTTATCAACTTGCAAATACTCTTTATGGCAGGAAGCTCCTTCACAGGCAGCATCCCCACAGACATTGGGAGGCTTTCAAGTCTTAGGATGTTGTTTCTTAACAACAACCAATTATCGGGGAGCATTCCATCTTCTCTTGGAAATTTAACAATGTTAACAAGACTCCAATTGCAAGAAAATAATCTAGAGGGTAGCATCCCTTCCAGCCTAGGGAAATGTCATTGGTTACTAGAATTACTTCTTTCTGGAAACAATCTGAATGGCACGATACCGCCCCAAGTTATTGGCCTCTCATCTTTATCAACAACTTTGGCATTGGATAGAAACCAATTCACTGGTTCCCTTCCTACGGAGATTGGAAAATTGAAGAATCTAGGTGTATTGATGGTTTCTGACAACTTGTTATCAGGAGAACTTCCCAGTAGCCTCGGCAGTTGCGAGAGCTTAGAAGAACTATACTTGCAAGGAAACTTCTTCATGGGACCCATCCCTTCATCTATGAAGGAACTTAGAGGGATTCGAGTTTTAGACCTTTCTCGCAACAATTTGTCAGGAGATATTCCACAATTTCTTGAGAATCTGAACTTGGAGTACCTGAACCTCTCCTTCAACCAGTTTTGGCGAGCAGTACCAACTGGCGGTGTTTTTAAGAATGCAAGTGCGACTTCAGTTGTTGGAAATGCTAGACTTTGTGGAGGTATGGCTAGTCTTCGACTTCCTCTGTGCAAGCTTAATGAGTCTAAAGGAGAAGGGCTGTCTCGTAGAATGAAACTTATGATCTCTTTAGTCTTCGGGTTCACTCTTTTGGGACTGGTTGTGGTgctatctctttttcttcttggtaAGAAAAGGAGAGAAACTAATTTAAGGACTTTGGGGAACTCTGTTTTGCAAGTTTCATATGCTACACTCCTCAGAGCTACCGATGGTTTTTCTTCAGCCAATTTGATCGGTGTGGGTGCTTTTGGGTCTGTGTACAAAGGAATCCTTGCTGATGATAGAGTTGTTGTTGATGTGAAGGTGCTTAACATGTTACACCGGGGAGCAGCTAAGAGTTTCATGGCTGAATGTGAGGCGTTGAGAAATATCAGACATCGAAATCTAGTCAAGATCTTAACTGCATGTTCAAGTATTGATTTCGGCGGCAATGATTTCAAGGCTCTTGTTTACGAGTTCATGGACAACGGGAGCTTGGAAGAGTGGTTGCATCCATCTATTGGAACTGGAGAGGTAACAGAAGCACCCAAAATTTTAAGTCTTATTCAGAGGCTCAACATTGCCATTGATGTTGCTAGTGCATTGGATTATCTTCACAACCATTGTGAAACACCGATCGTTCATTGTGATCTCAAGCCAAGTAATGTTCTTCTGGATGGTGACCTGACTGGACATGTTTCAGACTTTGGGCTGTCAAAGTTTCTCTCAGAACCAACCACTAGTGTTTCTGGAAATCAATCAAGCTCCATTGGAATTAGAGGATCGATTGGTTATGCTGCACCAG AGTATGGTATGGCAAGTGAGGTATCCACATACGGGGATGTCTACAGCTTTGGCATCCTCTTGTTAGAAATGTTTACGGGGAAGCGACCCACTGATTACATGTTCAGTGACAGTTGGAATCTTCATACTTATGTGAAGACAGCTCTCCCTGAACTTGTTTCAGAGATTTCAGAGTCACTAGTTCTTCAAGAAGGCACCACCAATGTCGCTGAAGCTCACAGGCATAGTCGATTGAGTGTGAGAGCACAGAAAATTGAAGAGTGCTTGACTCTGATACTTGGTATAGGAATTGCATGTTCTGTTGAATCCCCCACAAACAGAAAGGATATAAGTGATGTTGCATCTGAATTGCAATCCATGAGGCGCAATCTTCTCAACTAG
- the LOC133714090 gene encoding uncharacterized protein LOC133714090: MEKCIASIECSISPEGKLPSKRLRYKFGESHLSSKAICPQSKSPCFSLYNSCYVYVESLVLYSREYMHLVSKPVDMCIIGFVFNNCLAIRTAGLLVTYVALNLMDGHGQHALLYIVPFTLGTFLTLGQMRGDLKVLWTRGEPERPCPYV; this comes from the exons ATGGAAAAATGCATTGCGTCCATAGAGTGCAGTATATCACCGGAGGGAAAACTTCCCAGCAAAAGATTGAGATATAAGTTTGGGGAAAGCCACCTAAGTAGCAAAGCAATTTGTCCACAGTCAAAGAGTCCCTGCTTTTCTCTATATAATAGTTGTTATGTTTATGTAGAAAGTCTAGTGCTCTATTCTAGAGAGTATATGCATTTGGTTAGCAAGCCAGTAGATATGTGCATCATTGGTTTTGTCTTTAATAATTGCTTGGCAATTCGCACTGCAGGTCTCCTGGTCACCTATGTGGCTTTGAACTTGATGGATGGACATGGCCAACATGCTTTGTTATACATAGTTCCATTCACACTTG GTACCTTTTTAACCTTGGGACAGATGAGAGGTGACCTCAAAGTTCTGTGGACAAGAGGAGAACCAGAGAGGCCGTGCCCGTACGTGTGA
- the LOC133716709 gene encoding heat shock protein 90-5, chloroplastic-like: protein MHINASDALDKLRFLSVTEPSLLGDAVELQIRIKPDPENGTITITDAIGMTKEELIDCLGTIAQSGTSKFLTALKENKDLGADNGLIGQFGVGFYSAFLVADKVVVSTKSPKSDKQYVWESAAESSSYVIRVETDPENIISRGTQIKLYLRPDDKYDCQTAMNKLAQEVNNMQGHPPGFPCKDVAASLHKDPPPEAETSKRAATRPRTAPHVPWEALDSTSSDSTSSDSQGSEEVDDQVEQATQPLKPPPHHQLSTYKDPVPTQNPITISMDRLIPAYRCPTTLEYNQDKV from the exons ATGCATAT TAATGCAAGTGATGCTTTGGACAAGTTGAGATTTTTGAGTGTGACTGAGCCCTCGCTGCTTGGAGATGCTGTTGAGCTGCAGATACGCATCAAACCCGACCCAGAGAATGGGACTATCACTATAAC GGATGCTATTGGGATGACGAAGGAGGAACTCATTGACTGCCTTGGTACCATTGCTCAGAGTGGTACTTCAAAATTCTTGACGGCTCTGAAG GAAAATAAGGATCTTGGTGCAGACAACGGTTTGATTGGTCAATTTGGTGTTGGGTTCTATTCTGCTTTTCTTGTTGCTGACAAG GTAGTTGTTTCTACAAAAAGCCCAAAATCAGACAAGCAATACGTCTGGGAATCAGCTGCTGAGAGTAGCTCTTATGTGATTAGGGTAGAAACTGATCCAGAAAATATCATTAGCCGTGGGACGCAGATCAAACTATATTTAAGG CCGGATGACAAGTATGa CTGTCAGACCGCCATGAACAAGCTTGCTCAGGAGGTCAATAACATGCAAGGTCATCCTCCTGGGTTTCCTTGCAAGGACGTTGCTGCGTCACTCCATAAGGACCCTCCTCctgaggctgaaaccagcaagagggCCGCCACTCGCCCGCGCACCGCTCCTCATGTTCCTTGGGAAGCTCTTGACTCAACCAGTAGTGACTCAACTAGTAGTGACTCGCAGGGCAGTGAAGAGGTCGATGATCAA gtggaacaggcaactcaacctctgaAGCCTCCACCTCATCATCAACTGTCTACATATAAGGATCCTGTCCCTACACAAAACCCTATCACGATATCAATGGATCGTCTAATCCCTGCTTACAGGTGTCCTACCACTTTAGAATACAATCAAGATAAGGTCTAG